Proteins encoded together in one Streptomyces sp. TLI_171 window:
- a CDS encoding diaminobutyrate--2-oxoglutarate transaminase family protein, translating to MTLTVGTSAVPAGDAILRRQRIRESAARTYARSFPIVPVRANGMTVEGADGRRYLDCLSGAGTLALGHNHPVVLEAIRRTLDSGAPLHLLDLATAEKDDFTTALLESLPEKFASRARIHFCGPAGTDAVEAALKLMQTATGRRGALAFTGAYHGMTAGALAVTGNTAVKAPLPSGGEVTRLPYPYAYRCPFGVGGGRGAELAAAYTERLLDDPSGGVLPPAAMILEAVQGEGGVVPAPDGWLREMRRITAERGIPLILDEVQTGVGRTGRMWAVEHSGIEPDAMVLSKAIGGSLPLAVVVYREEYDGWQPGAHTGTFRGNTLAMAAGAATLRHIAANGLVARADTVGARIAARLDGARDRLPVIGDVRGRGLMLGVELVDPAGEPDSCGALPADPHLAVRVRRACLARGLIVELGGRHDAVLRLLPPLTITDEQADAVLERLCDAVEFAMRSTGEEK from the coding sequence GTGACCCTCACCGTCGGCACCTCCGCCGTCCCGGCCGGCGACGCGATCCTGCGCCGCCAGCGCATCCGCGAGTCGGCCGCCCGCACCTACGCCCGGTCCTTCCCGATCGTCCCGGTGCGCGCGAACGGCATGACCGTGGAGGGCGCCGACGGTCGCCGCTACCTGGACTGCCTCTCCGGCGCCGGCACCCTGGCCCTCGGCCACAACCACCCCGTGGTGCTGGAGGCGATCCGCCGCACCCTGGACAGCGGCGCCCCCCTGCACCTGCTGGACCTCGCCACCGCCGAGAAGGACGACTTCACCACCGCCCTGCTGGAGAGCCTCCCGGAGAAGTTCGCGTCCAGGGCCAGGATCCACTTCTGCGGCCCGGCCGGCACCGACGCCGTCGAGGCCGCCCTCAAACTGATGCAGACCGCCACCGGCCGCCGCGGCGCGCTCGCCTTCACCGGCGCCTACCACGGCATGACCGCCGGGGCCCTCGCCGTCACCGGCAACACCGCCGTCAAGGCCCCGCTGCCCAGCGGCGGCGAGGTCACCCGCCTGCCCTACCCGTACGCCTACCGCTGCCCGTTCGGCGTCGGCGGCGGACGCGGCGCCGAGCTGGCCGCCGCCTACACCGAGCGGCTGCTCGACGACCCGTCAGGGGGCGTGCTGCCGCCCGCCGCGATGATCCTGGAGGCCGTCCAGGGCGAAGGCGGCGTGGTGCCCGCCCCCGACGGCTGGCTGCGCGAGATGCGCCGGATCACCGCCGAACGCGGCATCCCGCTGATCCTGGACGAGGTGCAGACCGGCGTCGGCCGCACCGGCCGGATGTGGGCCGTCGAGCACAGCGGCATCGAGCCCGACGCGATGGTGCTGTCCAAGGCCATCGGCGGCAGCCTCCCGCTGGCCGTCGTGGTCTACCGCGAGGAGTACGACGGCTGGCAGCCCGGCGCGCACACCGGCACCTTCCGCGGCAACACCCTGGCGATGGCCGCCGGCGCCGCCACCCTGCGGCACATCGCCGCCAACGGACTGGTCGCCCGCGCCGACACCGTCGGCGCCCGGATCGCCGCCCGCCTCGACGGCGCCCGCGACCGCCTCCCCGTGATCGGCGACGTCCGCGGCCGCGGCCTGATGCTCGGCGTCGAACTCGTCGACCCGGCCGGCGAGCCCGACAGTTGCGGCGCCCTCCCCGCCGACCCCCACCTCGCCGTCCGGGTCCGCCGGGCCTGCCTCGCCCGCGGCCTGATCGTCGAGCTCGGCGGCCGCCACGACGCCGTCCTGCGGCTGCTCCCGCCGCTCACCATCACCGACGAGCAGGCCGACGCCGTCCTCGAACGGCTCTGCGACGCCGTCGAGTTCGCCATGCGCTCGACGGGGGAGGAGAAGTGA
- a CDS encoding class I SAM-dependent methyltransferase, whose translation MDIPPPADDPAAHSRELAETRAFFAERAARWDSKYPDDSPRYAAAIADTGLTTGQFVLDAGCGTGRALPLLRAAVGPTGTVLGVDLTPEMLDRAAVHRPHAALVRADCCRLPLPDAVVDLVFGAGLISHLPGPAAGLRELARVTRPGGRLALFHPLGRAALAARQGRQITPDDLRAREHLHPLLTAAGWTLLSYTDDPTRYLVLADRT comes from the coding sequence ATGGACATTCCGCCGCCCGCCGACGACCCGGCCGCGCACTCCCGGGAACTCGCCGAGACCCGCGCCTTCTTCGCCGAACGGGCCGCCCGCTGGGACAGCAAGTACCCGGACGACAGCCCGCGCTACGCGGCCGCGATCGCCGACACCGGCCTGACCACCGGTCAGTTCGTGCTGGACGCCGGCTGCGGCACCGGCCGCGCCCTCCCACTGCTGCGCGCCGCCGTCGGGCCGACCGGCACCGTCCTCGGCGTCGACCTGACCCCGGAGATGCTCGACCGGGCAGCCGTCCACCGCCCGCACGCCGCACTGGTCCGGGCCGACTGCTGCCGGCTGCCGCTGCCCGACGCCGTGGTCGACCTGGTCTTCGGCGCGGGCCTGATCTCCCACCTGCCCGGCCCCGCGGCCGGCCTGCGCGAACTCGCCCGCGTCACCCGCCCCGGCGGCCGCCTCGCCCTCTTCCATCCGCTCGGCCGCGCCGCCCTCGCCGCCCGCCAGGGCCGGCAGATCACCCCCGACGACCTCCGCGCCCGCGAGCACCTCCACCCCCTGCTGACCGCCGCCGGCTGGACCCTTCTCTCCTACACCGACGACCCCACCCGCTACCTGGTCCTCGCCGACCGCACCTGA
- a CDS encoding SDR family oxidoreductase → MTPPLSSQVVVITGAARGLGALMARKLAERGAKVALVGLEPAELKAVAAQCGEHASAWEADVTDLDAMTEVANRIKDRYGRIDTVVANAGIALGGPMQDSDHRAWSRVIEVNLLGSVATARAFLPALAESRGYLLQIASLAALTPAPLMSAYCASKAGVESFAHALRAEVAYQGVKVGVGYLSWTDTDMVRGADEDAVLRQMRAKLPWPANKTYPIGPAVDRLVAGIGRRSAHVYAQAWLRGMQPVRWMLPGLIAAVGSRDVARLAPELKATAATRLRPVGAGGEADRNAHADRAE, encoded by the coding sequence ATGACCCCGCCGCTGTCCTCGCAGGTCGTCGTCATCACCGGTGCCGCCCGCGGCCTGGGCGCGCTGATGGCGCGCAAGCTCGCCGAGCGCGGCGCCAAGGTCGCGCTGGTCGGCCTGGAGCCCGCCGAGCTGAAGGCGGTGGCCGCCCAGTGCGGCGAGCACGCCTCGGCCTGGGAGGCGGACGTCACCGACCTGGACGCGATGACCGAGGTCGCGAACCGGATCAAGGACCGGTACGGGCGGATCGACACCGTGGTGGCCAACGCCGGCATCGCGCTGGGCGGCCCGATGCAGGACAGCGACCACCGGGCGTGGAGCCGGGTGATCGAGGTGAACCTGCTGGGTTCGGTGGCCACCGCCCGGGCGTTCCTGCCCGCGCTGGCCGAGAGCCGCGGCTACCTGCTGCAGATCGCCTCGCTGGCGGCGCTCACCCCGGCGCCGCTGATGTCCGCGTACTGCGCCTCCAAGGCGGGCGTCGAGTCGTTCGCCCACGCGCTGCGCGCCGAGGTCGCCTACCAGGGGGTCAAGGTCGGTGTGGGCTACCTGAGCTGGACCGACACCGACATGGTGCGCGGGGCCGACGAGGACGCCGTGCTGCGACAGATGCGGGCCAAGCTGCCCTGGCCGGCCAACAAGACCTACCCGATCGGGCCGGCCGTGGACCGGCTGGTGGCCGGCATCGGCCGCCGCTCCGCGCACGTGTACGCCCAGGCCTGGCTGCGCGGCATGCAGCCGGTCCGCTGGATGCTCCCCGGTCTGATCGCGGCCGTGGGCTCCCGGGACGTGGCCCGGCTGGCGCCGGAGCTGAAGGCCACCGCGGCGACCCGGCTGCGGCCGGTCGGCGCGGGCGGGGAGGCCGACCGGAACGCGCACGCCGACCGGGCGGAGTGA
- a CDS encoding NAD(P)/FAD-dependent oxidoreductase: MAPRTKKPPAPEAPRPTVPHVRVAVIGSGFGGLGAGVRLRRAGITDFVILERADSVGGTWRDNSYPGCACDVPSHLYSFSFAPNPEWPRVFSGQPDIRAYLERVADTFGLRPHLRFGAEVTELRWDEATTRWNVTSKAGSWTADAVVSAAGPLADPQIPDLPGLDAFPGKVFHSSRWDHDYELAGKRVAVVGTGASAAQIIPAIQPTVQSLTVFQRTPAWVLPRADREVTGAEKWLHSKLPPSGLLRRSALFVIRELQVDAFVRRPQLLKLVQQVALRHMHRAVADPALRAKLTPDYRIGCKRILLSNTYYPALAAPNTEVVAGGLRELRGSTLVGADGSEHEVDAIVFGTGFHVTDLPIAERVFGVGGTALAEAWKDGMEALRGSTVRGFPNLFFLIGPNTGLGNNSMILMIESQLNYLIDALTTLDSVGATAMQPTERAQRQWNLELQHRMGRTVWTTGGCRSWYLDEDGKNTVLWPASTSAFRRATRHVDLAEYELIKRTAPVGGALDTEAVPA; encoded by the coding sequence ATGGCACCCCGCACCAAGAAGCCGCCCGCCCCGGAGGCGCCGCGGCCGACCGTCCCGCACGTCCGGGTCGCCGTCATCGGCTCCGGTTTCGGCGGCCTGGGCGCCGGCGTCCGGCTGCGCCGGGCCGGCATCACCGACTTCGTGATCCTGGAGCGCGCGGACTCCGTCGGCGGCACCTGGCGCGACAACTCGTACCCGGGCTGCGCCTGCGACGTGCCCTCGCACCTCTACTCGTTCTCGTTCGCGCCGAACCCCGAGTGGCCCCGGGTGTTCTCCGGCCAGCCCGACATCCGCGCCTACCTGGAGCGGGTCGCCGACACCTTCGGCCTGCGCCCGCACCTGCGCTTCGGCGCCGAGGTCACCGAGCTGCGCTGGGACGAGGCCACCACCCGCTGGAACGTCACCTCGAAGGCCGGCAGCTGGACCGCCGACGCCGTGGTCTCCGCCGCCGGCCCGCTGGCCGACCCGCAGATCCCCGACCTGCCCGGCCTGGACGCCTTCCCGGGCAAGGTCTTCCACTCCTCGCGCTGGGACCACGACTACGAGCTCGCGGGCAAGCGCGTGGCGGTGGTCGGCACCGGCGCGTCCGCCGCGCAGATCATCCCCGCCATCCAGCCCACCGTGCAGAGCCTGACGGTCTTCCAGCGAACCCCGGCCTGGGTCCTGCCGCGCGCCGACCGCGAGGTCACCGGCGCGGAGAAGTGGCTGCACAGCAAGCTCCCGCCGAGCGGCCTGCTGCGCCGCTCCGCGCTGTTCGTGATCCGCGAGCTGCAGGTGGACGCGTTCGTCCGCCGCCCGCAGCTGCTGAAGCTGGTCCAGCAGGTCGCGCTGCGCCACATGCACCGGGCGGTCGCCGACCCGGCGCTGCGCGCCAAGCTGACCCCGGACTACCGGATCGGCTGCAAGCGGATCCTGCTCAGCAACACCTACTACCCGGCGCTGGCCGCCCCCAACACCGAGGTGGTGGCGGGCGGGCTGCGCGAGCTGCGCGGGTCGACGCTGGTCGGCGCGGACGGCAGCGAGCACGAGGTCGACGCGATCGTGTTCGGCACCGGCTTCCACGTCACCGACCTCCCGATCGCCGAGCGGGTGTTCGGCGTCGGCGGCACCGCGCTGGCGGAGGCGTGGAAGGACGGCATGGAGGCGCTGCGCGGCTCCACCGTGCGGGGCTTCCCGAACCTGTTCTTCCTGATCGGCCCGAACACCGGGCTCGGCAACAACTCGATGATCCTGATGATCGAGTCCCAGCTGAACTACCTGATCGACGCGCTCACCACGCTGGACTCGGTCGGCGCGACCGCGATGCAGCCCACCGAGCGCGCCCAGCGCCAGTGGAACCTGGAGCTCCAGCACCGGATGGGCCGCACGGTGTGGACCACCGGCGGCTGCCGCAGCTGGTACCTCGACGAGGACGGCAAGAACACCGTGCTGTGGCCGGCCTCCACCAGCGCGTTCCGGCGGGCCACCCGGCACGTCGACCTGGCCGAGTACGAACTCATCAAGCGCACCGCGCCGGTCGGCGGGGCGCTCGACACCGAGGCGGTGCCCGCATGA
- a CDS encoding alpha/beta fold hydrolase, with the protein MNPSVPRDFVLPDPAVVRTVRSADGAELNVEEYGPDGAPLIVLSHGWTCATAFWAPVVNRLVPDFRVVAYDQRGHGRSPAPAGAAGYSTAKLAEDLEAVLTAVVPEGRRAVVAGHSMGGMTIMAAGGRPGVAARTAANVLVNTGAGELVAELTVLPPAVRGAGLRRFLHRQILRSRLPLGPVNGLSRAVLKYATMGPASPADRVEGCAQVVHACPTKVRHHWAGVLDTLDVHAGLARLTAPTAVIAGSHDRLTPPVHARRIAAALADPRGLLELAGTGHMSPVERPAEVADEIRRIAALVAGELSVPAQSAPVRNAPAAVEESA; encoded by the coding sequence ATGAACCCGAGCGTTCCCCGTGACTTCGTGCTGCCCGACCCGGCGGTGGTGCGCACCGTCCGGTCCGCCGACGGCGCCGAGCTGAACGTGGAGGAGTACGGGCCGGACGGGGCGCCGCTGATCGTGCTCTCGCACGGCTGGACCTGCGCCACCGCGTTCTGGGCGCCGGTGGTCAACCGGCTGGTCCCCGACTTCCGGGTGGTCGCCTACGACCAGCGCGGGCACGGCCGCAGCCCCGCCCCGGCGGGCGCCGCCGGGTACTCGACCGCCAAGCTCGCCGAGGACCTGGAGGCCGTGCTGACGGCCGTCGTCCCGGAGGGGCGGCGCGCCGTGGTGGCCGGGCACAGCATGGGCGGGATGACCATCATGGCGGCCGGCGGCCGCCCCGGGGTGGCCGCCCGCACCGCCGCCAACGTGCTGGTCAACACCGGCGCCGGCGAGCTGGTCGCGGAGCTGACGGTCCTTCCGCCCGCCGTCCGCGGCGCGGGCCTGCGGCGCTTCCTGCACCGGCAGATCCTGCGCTCCCGGCTGCCGCTCGGCCCGGTCAACGGCCTGTCCCGGGCGGTGCTGAAGTACGCCACCATGGGTCCGGCCTCGCCCGCCGACCGGGTCGAGGGCTGCGCGCAGGTGGTGCACGCCTGCCCGACCAAGGTGCGCCACCACTGGGCGGGGGTGCTCGACACCCTCGACGTGCACGCCGGGCTGGCCCGGCTGACCGCGCCGACCGCCGTCATCGCCGGCAGCCACGACAGGCTCACCCCGCCGGTGCACGCCCGCCGGATCGCCGCCGCGCTGGCCGACCCGCGCGGCCTGCTGGAACTGGCCGGTACCGGCCACATGAGCCCGGTCGAGCGGCCCGCCGAGGTCGCCGACGAGATCCGCCGGATCGCCGCCCTGGTCGCCGGCGAGCTGTCGGTCCCCGCCCAGTCCGCCCCCGTCCGGAACGCGCCCGCCGCCGTTGAGGAGTCCGCATGA
- a CDS encoding inositol monophosphatase family protein encodes MEKVAEILVEASAEAVEPRFRALAADEVMEKAPGEIVTVADRDAERIISRRLRELLPVPVVGEEAVAADPDLARALSVEPAAWLVDPVDGTNNFVAGRPAYAVMASLVRQGQTVASWIWQPCTRTAYAAELGAGAWRNGERLTRDPVTTTPEKWTGILKTRYLAPPTRDRLLANSRALGPLDPGRGAAGIEYPLVATGERDFVLYWRTLPWDHAPGSLLVTESGGRSARFDGSSYRPEPPGGPHGLLVAADPAQWETLHEILLRSL; translated from the coding sequence ATGGAGAAGGTCGCCGAGATCCTCGTCGAGGCCTCGGCGGAGGCGGTGGAACCCCGGTTCCGGGCGCTGGCCGCGGACGAGGTGATGGAGAAGGCCCCCGGCGAGATCGTCACCGTCGCCGACCGGGACGCCGAACGGATCATCTCCCGGCGGCTGCGCGAGCTCCTCCCCGTCCCCGTCGTCGGCGAGGAGGCCGTCGCCGCCGACCCCGACCTGGCCCGGGCCCTGAGCGTCGAACCCGCCGCCTGGCTGGTCGACCCCGTCGACGGCACCAACAACTTCGTCGCCGGCCGCCCCGCCTACGCCGTCATGGCCTCGCTGGTCCGCCAGGGACAGACCGTCGCCTCCTGGATCTGGCAGCCCTGCACCCGCACCGCCTACGCCGCCGAACTCGGCGCCGGCGCGTGGCGCAACGGCGAACGCCTCACCCGCGACCCGGTCACCACCACGCCCGAGAAGTGGACCGGCATCCTCAAGACCCGCTACCTCGCCCCGCCCACCCGCGACCGCCTGCTCGCCAACAGCCGCGCCCTCGGGCCCCTCGACCCCGGCCGGGGCGCGGCCGGCATCGAATACCCCCTGGTCGCCACCGGCGAACGGGACTTCGTCCTCTACTGGCGCACCCTCCCCTGGGACCACGCCCCCGGCTCCCTCCTCGTCACCGAGTCCGGCGGCCGCAGCGCCCGCTTCGACGGGTCCTCCTACCGCCCCGAACCACCGGGCGGCCCGCACGGCCTCCTCGTCGCGGCGGACCCGGCCCAGTGGGAGACCCTCCACGAGATCCTGCTGCGGAGCCTCTGA
- a CDS encoding pyridoxal-dependent decarboxylase: MTDGAEQLTALSGGAAGPAALRPLLAEVLAALGAGAARRGGPVVPGEPAAVAETVRGVLAKAQGRSALGELVELLAYGAADPADPSCAAHLHCPPLAVAVAADLAVSALNPSQDSWDQAPAATTLETELLAELAESVGFRPDRAAGVLTTGGTESNLLGLMLARDQRLGPDVELNGIPAGVRPRILASEAAHFSVQRAAALLGLGERAVRTVPVDRALRMDPGALADAFAEAGWEGATPIAVVATAGTTDTGAIDPLPAVADLAARHGTWLHVDAAYGGGALFSRRLAPLLDGIDRADSVSLDWHKLGWQPAAAGVFLVREARTYASLARRAVYLNPADDEEAGYPSLLGQSLRTTRRPDAFKLAVTLRALGRDGLGALVDRCHELARHAAELVRAAPELELHCDPVLTTVVFRRTADDPERSDAVNAELRRSLLRSGRAVVGRTELPGTGPGRVRLKLTLLNPHTTERELAALIGAVAE, from the coding sequence GTGACGGACGGCGCTGAGCAGTTGACGGCCCTCTCGGGCGGCGCCGCCGGACCGGCGGCGCTCCGACCGCTGCTCGCGGAGGTGCTGGCGGCGCTCGGCGCCGGGGCGGCCCGGCGCGGCGGGCCGGTGGTCCCCGGTGAGCCCGCGGCCGTCGCGGAGACCGTCCGGGGCGTCCTGGCGAAGGCCCAGGGGCGATCTGCGCTCGGCGAGTTGGTGGAGCTGCTGGCGTACGGCGCGGCGGACCCGGCGGACCCCTCGTGCGCCGCGCACCTGCACTGCCCGCCGCTGGCCGTCGCGGTGGCCGCGGACCTCGCCGTCAGCGCCCTCAACCCCTCGCAGGACTCCTGGGACCAGGCCCCCGCCGCCACCACGCTGGAGACCGAACTGCTGGCCGAACTCGCCGAATCGGTGGGCTTCCGGCCGGACCGTGCGGCCGGGGTGCTGACCACCGGCGGCACCGAGTCCAACCTGCTGGGCCTGATGCTGGCCCGCGACCAACGCCTCGGTCCCGACGTCGAGTTGAACGGGATTCCGGCCGGCGTCCGGCCGCGGATCCTGGCCTCCGAGGCAGCCCACTTCTCCGTCCAGCGGGCCGCCGCACTGCTCGGGCTCGGCGAACGGGCGGTCCGGACCGTCCCCGTCGACCGCGCACTGCGCATGGACCCCGGGGCGCTGGCCGACGCCTTCGCCGAAGCCGGCTGGGAAGGCGCCACCCCGATCGCGGTGGTCGCCACCGCCGGAACGACCGACACCGGCGCGATCGACCCGCTGCCCGCGGTCGCGGACCTCGCCGCGCGGCACGGCACCTGGCTGCACGTGGACGCGGCCTACGGCGGCGGCGCGCTGTTCTCCCGGCGGCTCGCCCCGCTGCTCGACGGGATCGACCGGGCGGACTCCGTCTCGCTGGACTGGCACAAGCTGGGCTGGCAGCCCGCGGCGGCCGGAGTCTTCCTGGTGCGCGAAGCACGCACGTACGCCTCGCTCGCCCGCCGCGCGGTCTACCTGAACCCCGCCGACGACGAGGAGGCCGGCTACCCGAGCCTGCTCGGGCAGTCGCTGCGCACGACCCGCCGGCCGGACGCCTTCAAACTCGCCGTCACGCTGCGGGCCCTGGGCCGGGACGGGCTCGGCGCGCTGGTCGACCGCTGCCACGAGCTGGCCCGGCACGCCGCGGAACTCGTCCGGGCCGCACCCGAGCTGGAACTCCACTGCGACCCGGTCCTCACCACCGTGGTGTTCCGCCGCACCGCCGACGACCCCGAACGCAGCGACGCCGTCAACGCCGAGCTCCGCCGGAGCCTGCTGCGCTCCGGCCGCGCCGTCGTCGGCCGCACCGAACTCCCGGGCACGGGTCCGGGACGGGTCCGGCTGAAGCTGACGCTGCTCAACCCGCACACGACGGAGCGCGAGTTGGCGGCGCTCATCGGCGCCGTCGCGGAGTGA
- a CDS encoding MerR family transcriptional regulator — MLTGVAEIENDSAPPREYRVAELAEAAGISVRTVRFYRERRLLPPPRKEGRIAWYGEEHLARLRLIAELLERGHALGGIAELIGAGEDGRDVAELIGLQAALVAPWSDETPVHLDWAELRAAFGDQLTDANTAESIAQGFITVEPDGITHISRRLMDATVALVDEGVPLAAVLDVSRRAREYADAMADIFVALIRDQLLGALTHVQDLTPAEAARLTEQIQRVRPLARTVNDAQFTLAMDRRVRAEYERLSGE; from the coding sequence ATGCTGACCGGCGTGGCGGAGATCGAGAACGACAGCGCACCCCCGCGCGAGTACCGCGTCGCCGAACTCGCCGAGGCGGCCGGCATCAGCGTGCGCACCGTCCGCTTCTACCGCGAACGCCGCCTGCTCCCCCCGCCCCGCAAGGAGGGCCGGATCGCCTGGTACGGCGAGGAGCACCTGGCCCGGCTGCGCCTGATCGCCGAGCTGCTGGAGCGCGGCCACGCCCTCGGCGGCATCGCCGAACTGATCGGCGCCGGCGAGGACGGCCGCGACGTCGCCGAACTGATCGGCCTGCAGGCCGCGCTGGTCGCCCCCTGGTCCGACGAGACGCCCGTCCACCTCGACTGGGCCGAACTGCGCGCCGCCTTCGGCGACCAGCTGACCGACGCCAACACCGCCGAGTCCATCGCCCAGGGCTTCATCACCGTCGAACCCGACGGCATCACCCACATCAGCCGCCGCCTGATGGACGCCACCGTCGCCCTGGTCGACGAGGGCGTCCCGCTCGCCGCCGTCCTCGACGTCAGCCGACGCGCCCGGGAGTACGCCGACGCGATGGCCGACATCTTCGTCGCCCTGATCCGCGACCAGCTGCTCGGCGCGCTCACCCACGTGCAGGACCTCACCCCCGCCGAGGCCGCCCGGCTCACCGAACAGATCCAGCGCGTCCGCCCGCTCGCGCGCACCGTCAACGACGCCCAGTTCACCCTCGCCATGGACCGCCGGGTACGCGCCGAGTACGAGCGGCTGTCCGGCGAGTGA